One genomic region from Candidatus Chlorobium masyuteum encodes:
- a CDS encoding transposase has translation MPRGARLDAPGTLHHVMVRGIEGNSIVSDDADRAFFVSRMGKVAAATKTKIYAWALMTNHAHILMRSGDAGLSTFMRKLLTGYATGYNRRHKRHGHLFQNRYKSIVCEEEPYFLKLVSYIHLNPLRAGLVGSFEELERYRWSGHAAVMSRIRYEWQDIAYVLEYFGERESSARKAYLEFVSSESGLGQQAELTGGGLIRSIGGWSEVKSLRKRGEKQFSDERILGSGDFVREILDDAEESVKERLPAVSIDVDAEERLQRACEESGIKVQALQGGSRMRECAELRKKLALEYVRELGMSYAGAARLLGISAAAVNMIVRRG, from the coding sequence ATGCCGAGAGGAGCGAGACTGGATGCACCGGGCACACTACATCATGTTATGGTGCGTGGGATTGAAGGGAACAGTATTGTTTCCGATGATGCAGATAGAGCCTTTTTTGTTTCCCGGATGGGGAAAGTTGCTGCCGCAACCAAAACTAAAATATACGCATGGGCGCTGATGACCAATCATGCGCATATACTGATGAGAAGCGGAGACGCGGGTCTGTCCACCTTTATGCGCAAGCTTTTAACCGGTTATGCCACAGGGTACAACCGCAGGCACAAGAGGCATGGTCATCTTTTCCAGAACAGGTATAAATCGATTGTCTGCGAAGAAGAGCCCTACTTTCTCAAGCTGGTCAGCTACATTCACCTCAACCCTTTGCGAGCAGGACTTGTTGGCTCTTTTGAAGAGCTTGAGCGTTATCGGTGGAGCGGTCATGCAGCAGTGATGAGCAGGATCCGTTATGAGTGGCAGGATATAGCGTATGTACTCGAGTATTTCGGAGAGCGAGAATCATCAGCTCGGAAAGCGTACCTGGAGTTTGTTTCATCCGAGAGCGGGCTTGGACAGCAAGCGGAGTTGACCGGGGGAGGGCTGATCCGATCGATAGGTGGATGGTCGGAGGTTAAGTCGCTTAGGAAGCGGGGGGAGAAGCAGTTTAGTGATGAGCGAATTTTGGGAAGCGGAGATTTTGTTCGTGAGATTCTTGATGATGCTGAAGAGTCAGTAAAAGAACGACTTCCGGCGGTTTCCATAGACGTGGATGCCGAAGAACGGTTACAGCGAGCTTGTGAAGAGTCGGGTATCAAGGTGCAGGCATTGCAGGGAGGGAGCCGTATGCGGGAGTGTGCGGAGTTGCGGAAAAAGCTTGCTTTGGAGTATGTGCGGGAGCTTGGGATGAGCTATGCAGGAGCGGCGCGTCTGCTTGGGATATCTGCGGCAGCCGTGAATATGATTGTTCGGCGGGGTTGA
- the accD gene encoding acetyl-CoA carboxylase, carboxyltransferase subunit beta, translating to MAWFQRVKPSIRTTHKRDMPEGLWWKCDECGAMLHKKQLEDHLFTCSECRHHFRISPYKYFSILLDNGKFTEFDDHLRSADPLTFTDTKKYPDRVQAIIEKTGKTEACRNAHGECGGSPLVISAMDFGFIGGSMGSVVGEKIARAVDKSLELDAPLVVIAQSGGARMMEGAFSLMQMAKTAARLTRLSERRLPFISLMTDPTMGGISASFAMLGDINVSEPKALIGFAGPRVIRDTIKRDLPEGFQRAEFLLEHGFVDLIVHRKELKNQLASLLAMMKI from the coding sequence ATGGCTTGGTTCCAGCGGGTAAAACCTTCAATACGTACGACCCACAAGCGTGATATGCCGGAAGGCTTATGGTGGAAGTGTGATGAATGCGGAGCGATGCTCCATAAAAAACAGCTTGAAGATCACCTTTTCACCTGTTCGGAGTGCCGCCATCATTTCAGGATCTCTCCATATAAATATTTTTCAATTCTTCTTGATAACGGCAAATTCACTGAATTTGACGATCATCTCCGTTCAGCCGATCCGCTCACCTTTACCGATACCAAAAAATATCCGGACCGTGTTCAGGCTATCATTGAAAAAACCGGAAAAACCGAAGCATGCCGCAATGCCCACGGAGAGTGCGGAGGCAGTCCGCTTGTTATCTCCGCTATGGATTTCGGGTTTATCGGCGGTTCAATGGGCTCTGTTGTCGGTGAAAAAATAGCCCGTGCGGTTGACAAGTCCCTTGAACTTGACGCTCCGCTTGTGGTGATTGCCCAGTCCGGTGGCGCGCGCATGATGGAAGGTGCTTTCAGTCTCATGCAGATGGCCAAAACCGCCGCCCGCCTTACCCGCCTCAGTGAACGCAGACTTCCCTTTATCTCCCTGATGACCGATCCTACCATGGGCGGTATCAGTGCATCATTTGCCATGCTCGGCGACATTAATGTCAGTGAGCCGAAAGCGCTCATCGGATTTGCCGGTCCAAGGGTTATCCGCGATACCATCAAACGGGATCTGCCTGAAGGGTTTCAGCGAGCTGAATTTCTGCTTGAGCACGGCTTTGTCGATCTGATCGTGCATCGCAAGGAGCTGAAAAACCAGCTGGCATCACTGCTTGCCATGATGAAAATTTAG
- a CDS encoding sigma-70 family RNA polymerase sigma factor, protein MRQLKISKQITNRESLSLDRYLQEIGKYDLLTAEDEVKLTKAIKDGFDMPVDTTEYKRAKRALDKLIKGNLRFVVSVAKQYQNQGLTLGDLINEGNLGLIKAAKRFDETRGFKFISYAVWWIRQSILQALAEQSRIVRLPLNRVGTLNKISKAYSQLEQEFERDPNTRELATLLDMDSQDVADTLKIAGRHVSVDAPFAQGDDNRLLDVLQNDGHLPDYGLNRDSLTLEVERSLSVLAPREADVIRSYFGIGMDNPLTLEEIGEKFKLTRERVRQIKEKAIRRLRQSAYSKVLKEYIGS, encoded by the coding sequence ATGAGGCAGCTTAAAATAAGTAAACAGATAACGAATCGCGAGAGTCTCTCTCTGGATCGTTACCTGCAGGAGATAGGAAAATACGATTTATTGACCGCTGAAGACGAGGTGAAGCTTACAAAGGCAATCAAGGATGGCTTTGATATGCCGGTTGATACGACGGAATATAAAAGGGCAAAACGGGCACTCGACAAACTCATCAAGGGTAACCTTCGATTTGTTGTTTCGGTGGCCAAACAGTACCAGAACCAGGGGCTGACCCTTGGTGACCTCATCAACGAGGGTAATCTCGGTCTTATCAAGGCCGCAAAGCGCTTTGATGAAACCCGTGGTTTCAAGTTTATCTCCTATGCAGTATGGTGGATTCGCCAGTCCATTCTGCAGGCACTTGCCGAACAGTCAAGAATTGTCCGTCTTCCGCTCAACAGGGTCGGTACCCTGAACAAGATCAGCAAGGCATACAGCCAGCTCGAACAGGAGTTTGAGCGCGACCCCAACACCCGCGAGCTTGCCACCCTTCTCGATATGGATTCGCAGGATGTGGCCGATACCCTTAAAATTGCCGGACGGCATGTCTCGGTTGACGCCCCGTTTGCTCAGGGTGACGACAACCGTCTGCTTGACGTTCTCCAGAATGACGGCCATCTGCCCGACTACGGCCTGAATCGCGACTCACTGACCCTTGAGGTCGAGCGTTCGCTCTCGGTGCTTGCGCCCCGCGAAGCTGATGTCATCCGCTCCTACTTCGGAATCGGCATGGATAACCCGCTCACGCTCGAAGAGATCGGCGAAAAGTTCAAGCTCACCCGCGAGCGCGTCCGCCAGATCAAGGAGAAAGCGATCCGCAGACTCCGCCAGTCGGCATACAGCAAGGTACTGAAAGAGTATATCGGCAGCTGA
- a CDS encoding valine--tRNA ligase, translating to MSDNSTLFNLEKTYNHHDVEERWRSSHWEALGTFHAESTRVLDEGKTPYSVLMPPPNVTGSLTLGHVLNHTLQDIFIRYSRMTGKEALWLPGTDHAGIATQTVVEKKLKKEGVTRHDLGRKEFLDHVWQWRDEYGGLILRQLRRLGISCDWRRNLFTMDESASTAVINAFITLYRDGLIYRGTRIINWCPVSQTALSDEEVIMKPRRDKLVYVQYALVNHPGRFITIATVRPETILADVAIAVNPEDPRYKDLVGELAVVPVAGRHIPIIADSYVDIEFGTGALKITPAHDANDYEVAKRHNLTAISVVGKDGRMTDSFGYGGMDRFDAREKILKDLEESGNLVRVEEYEHNVGYSERADVVVEPYLSEQWFVKMAPLAEKALQVVNDGEIRFHPPHWINTYRHWMENIRDWCISRQLWWGHRIPAWYDTEGRVWVAATFEEACHLAGTDKLVQDDDVLDTWFSSWLWPLTTLGWSDLHSDNADLRAFYPTNTLVTGPDIIFFWVARMIMAGLYFKGEVPFRDVYFTSIIRDMKGRKLSKSLGNSPDPLKVIDTYGTDALRFTIIYIAPLGQDVLFGEEKCELGRNFATKIWNATRLVFMQREKYFADSEAFAAVYREFDPRSLQNDLAGEWLLASYHAMLERYQTAFAQFRLNDIVRNVYDFFWNDYCGWYLEAMKVRLSGALTDREVQETVCLAVHVLEGTLKALHPVMPFITDEIWHHILPRTSEESMASSSMPVADTVLAGIDTGSFTLIQKVVSEIRSLRSLFGVPHNVEAVVQLRPGSDADRAVFETGMDLIASLAQCRPGIIRNAERPKHAAGSVVEGNELFVLLEGLISFEKERARLQKEIANVSNYVGALTKKLSNSGFADHAPKEVVELEQQKLKDAGDNLEKLKSNLEVLSD from the coding sequence ATGAGCGATAACTCCACCCTGTTCAATCTTGAGAAAACCTATAACCATCACGATGTAGAAGAGCGGTGGAGAAGTTCACACTGGGAGGCACTCGGCACCTTTCACGCCGAAAGCACCCGTGTACTGGATGAGGGAAAAACGCCCTACAGCGTTCTGATGCCCCCGCCCAATGTAACCGGCAGTCTGACGCTCGGCCATGTTCTGAATCATACCCTGCAGGATATCTTTATCCGATACAGCCGAATGACCGGCAAGGAGGCGCTCTGGCTTCCAGGTACCGATCATGCCGGTATAGCCACGCAGACGGTGGTGGAGAAAAAGCTGAAAAAAGAGGGTGTTACCCGCCACGATCTCGGTCGAAAGGAGTTTCTCGATCATGTCTGGCAGTGGAGGGATGAGTATGGCGGTCTTATTCTTCGCCAGCTTCGCCGGCTTGGCATTTCATGCGACTGGCGGCGCAACCTCTTCACCATGGACGAGAGTGCTTCGACGGCGGTTATCAACGCCTTTATTACGCTTTATCGCGACGGACTGATCTATCGCGGAACCCGGATCATCAACTGGTGCCCCGTCTCGCAGACAGCGCTCTCTGACGAGGAGGTGATTATGAAGCCCCGTCGTGACAAGCTGGTCTACGTGCAGTACGCGCTTGTCAATCATCCCGGCCGTTTCATCACCATTGCAACCGTGAGACCCGAGACCATTCTTGCCGATGTTGCCATTGCGGTCAACCCGGAGGATCCGCGCTACAAGGACCTCGTCGGGGAGCTTGCGGTTGTGCCGGTAGCGGGGAGGCATATCCCCATTATTGCCGACAGCTATGTGGATATCGAGTTCGGTACCGGTGCCCTTAAAATTACCCCCGCCCACGATGCCAATGACTACGAGGTGGCCAAGCGCCATAACCTGACGGCAATCTCGGTGGTCGGCAAGGATGGCCGGATGACCGATTCGTTTGGTTACGGCGGTATGGACCGGTTTGATGCACGTGAAAAAATTCTCAAGGATCTTGAAGAGAGCGGCAACCTTGTCCGCGTCGAAGAGTATGAACACAATGTCGGTTACTCCGAACGTGCCGATGTGGTGGTTGAACCCTACCTCTCCGAGCAGTGGTTTGTCAAAATGGCGCCGCTTGCCGAAAAGGCTCTGCAGGTGGTCAACGACGGAGAGATCCGCTTCCATCCTCCGCACTGGATCAACACCTACCGCCACTGGATGGAGAATATCCGCGACTGGTGCATCTCCCGTCAGCTCTGGTGGGGACACCGCATTCCTGCATGGTATGACACTGAAGGACGTGTATGGGTTGCAGCGACTTTCGAGGAGGCATGCCACCTTGCAGGAACCGACAAGCTGGTGCAGGATGATGATGTGCTCGATACCTGGTTCTCTTCGTGGTTATGGCCGCTGACGACCCTCGGATGGAGCGATCTGCACAGTGACAATGCCGACCTCAGAGCATTTTATCCGACCAACACGCTGGTAACCGGCCCCGACATCATCTTCTTCTGGGTTGCCAGAATGATTATGGCCGGACTCTACTTTAAAGGGGAGGTCCCCTTCCGGGATGTCTATTTTACGAGCATTATCCGCGACATGAAGGGGCGCAAGCTCTCTAAGTCACTCGGCAACTCGCCGGACCCGCTCAAGGTGATCGATACCTACGGCACCGATGCACTCCGTTTTACCATTATCTATATTGCCCCCCTCGGTCAGGATGTGCTCTTCGGCGAGGAGAAGTGTGAGCTGGGCCGCAATTTCGCCACCAAAATCTGGAACGCCACCCGTCTGGTCTTTATGCAGCGGGAGAAGTATTTTGCTGATTCCGAAGCGTTTGCCGCCGTATACCGGGAGTTTGACCCCCGCTCGCTCCAGAACGATCTGGCAGGAGAGTGGCTGCTTGCAAGTTATCACGCGATGCTTGAGCGCTATCAAACCGCCTTTGCCCAGTTCCGGCTTAACGATATTGTCCGCAATGTCTATGACTTTTTCTGGAACGACTACTGCGGCTGGTATCTTGAGGCCATGAAAGTAAGGCTTTCAGGGGCGCTGACGGATAGGGAGGTACAGGAGACGGTATGCCTTGCCGTTCATGTGCTTGAGGGAACCCTCAAAGCGCTCCATCCGGTGATGCCCTTCATTACCGATGAAATCTGGCACCACATCCTTCCCCGTACTTCGGAGGAGAGCATGGCTTCGTCCTCTATGCCGGTTGCCGATACGGTGCTCGCCGGAATTGATACCGGCAGCTTTACGCTTATCCAGAAGGTGGTTTCCGAGATCAGGAGCCTTCGCTCACTTTTCGGTGTGCCCCACAACGTCGAGGCTGTCGTGCAGCTCAGGCCGGGCAGTGATGCCGACAGGGCGGTCTTTGAGACCGGGATGGACCTCATTGCTTCGCTTGCCCAGTGCAGGCCCGGGATCATTCGGAATGCTGAGCGGCCAAAGCATGCGGCAGGATCGGTGGTTGAGGGCAATGAACTATTTGTGCTGCTTGAGGGGTTGATATCGTTTGAAAAGGAGCGGGCGCGTCTGCAGAAGGAGATTGCCAATGTTTCAAACTATGTTGGTGCGCTGACCAAAAAGCTCTCGAATTCCGGTTTTGCCGATCATGCGCCCAAAGAAGTTGTTGAGTTGGAGCAGCAGAAGCTGAAGGATGCTGGGGATAATCTGGAGAAGCTGAAGAGTAATCTGGAAGTTCTCAGTGATTGA
- the thyX gene encoding FAD-dependent thymidylate synthase — MQVRLIAVTTPLIQVDNVQLTPEGLIAYCARVSSPHQETPDYQKLLTYCIAHKHWSVFEMVDMTVEIVTSRAISPQILRHRSFQFQEFSQRYARAQEIERYQPRRQDSKNRQNSLEDLESETVAWFDAAQERVARLTLEEYDKALEKGIAKECARVLLPMATQTKLYMKGSVRSWIHYLEVRTDSSTQKEHRDIALAIKKIFIAQFPVTASALGWS, encoded by the coding sequence ATGCAGGTACGACTCATTGCGGTTACCACACCGCTTATCCAGGTTGATAACGTGCAGCTCACCCCTGAAGGATTGATAGCCTATTGCGCAAGAGTATCAAGCCCTCATCAGGAGACACCTGACTATCAGAAACTGCTTACCTACTGTATCGCCCACAAGCACTGGAGCGTCTTTGAGATGGTTGACATGACGGTGGAAATTGTAACTTCGAGAGCCATCTCTCCGCAGATCCTGCGCCACCGGAGTTTTCAGTTCCAGGAGTTCTCGCAGCGCTATGCACGGGCCCAGGAGATAGAGCGCTATCAGCCCCGGCGCCAGGACAGCAAGAACCGTCAGAACTCTCTGGAAGATCTGGAGAGCGAAACCGTTGCCTGGTTTGATGCGGCCCAGGAGAGGGTGGCCCGGCTGACGCTTGAAGAGTACGACAAGGCACTTGAAAAAGGGATTGCCAAGGAGTGTGCAAGAGTACTTCTGCCAATGGCAACACAGACAAAACTCTACATGAAAGGGTCGGTAAGAAGCTGGATTCACTATCTGGAAGTGAGAACGGATAGCAGCACACAGAAGGAGCACCGGGACATTGCCCTTGCAATCAAAAAGATTTTCATAGCACAGTTCCCGGTAACCGCGTCGGCGCTTGGCTGGAGCTAA
- a CDS encoding patatin-like phospholipase family protein has protein sequence MLNVRKLLSSAALAAALLSIVTGTALAAPSPTTTLYPDTLRLPMHRLELFHSMRPARKTVGLALSGGGANGISQIGVLKAFEEEGVPIDFIAGTSMGAIIGGLYSSGYTPAELEKLAHTLQWQSILSINDDYSRSNIFLEQQRIRDRATIAIRFDKLKLLIPKSLSSSQAMTETLDQLALNSIYKADGNFSTLPVNYRAISTDLVSGVRITLTSGSLSEAMRASSTIPILFEPVRLNGYQLVDGGLVANLPVDELDSVNAGYKIAVDTHGSMYSTSSELDLPWKAADQAMSILTKLQYPAQLQKADIVITPDLDKHKATDFSDIQALVDAGYAKGKFLAATIKRSIEQKTGRGPSIAGYSKTVLFPKESPEFREHYLIVSGIIRNATDPSQALHELLETDLFTSVHAELDHHRKKAVFHLDPLPGIKKVLVTGGPDKAVTPEEITTAFKPVTASLYTNRAGSRALESLIKQYRDRGFSLVAIESTTIDDNGTLLINLSSGKPDGITIDQSRNITGITAIKREIKIDTTKALRMEKAIESVDNLYETGSFNRVSISPESAGTSESKNNSRLRFTLEEKPSSVLRLGVRYDETNNAQILLDVRNENVGGTTSSVGGWLKAGRQNSLMNLEFSIPRIGPSHLTLSSRLFYDQHLFEIHNLEFSREFFGAHSNDLNYYGIQKYGINTAFGARIRKNGQLMVDLTLQNSLSYAAQRGGTLLKTERTDMLSFGTQFTLDSRNNTLIPSSGNYTNLRYSFTPSLQERGDVAWQISGAHEANIPLKDNTTLQLSALIGLSSSYTPLSEKFFLGGPGTTYSRRFIGLRENDLPGNNMASAGIHIRYKPSFVLLFPTSFILHYNAGNVWESRSDIDLGSLIHGAGTSMIWETPLGPARFTLSKAFAFLETVPGSVPSSLRFSDTLFYFSLGHDF, from the coding sequence TTGCTGAACGTCAGAAAACTTCTCTCTTCGGCTGCACTCGCTGCTGCTCTGCTCTCCATCGTGACAGGCACGGCCTTAGCCGCACCATCTCCGACCACTACACTCTATCCTGATACGCTTCGACTCCCGATGCACCGCCTCGAGCTTTTCCACTCCATGCGGCCTGCAAGAAAAACGGTCGGTCTGGCACTCTCCGGTGGCGGAGCAAACGGAATCTCGCAGATCGGCGTACTCAAGGCTTTTGAGGAGGAGGGTGTTCCGATTGACTTTATCGCCGGAACAAGCATGGGCGCAATTATCGGCGGACTCTACAGCTCGGGCTACACCCCCGCTGAACTGGAAAAACTTGCTCACACGCTGCAGTGGCAATCGATATTATCTATTAACGACGATTACTCCCGCTCAAATATATTCCTTGAACAGCAGCGTATCCGCGACCGTGCCACCATAGCGATTCGTTTTGACAAACTGAAACTGCTTATTCCAAAATCGCTGAGTTCATCGCAGGCAATGACCGAAACGCTCGACCAGCTTGCACTGAACAGCATCTACAAGGCGGATGGCAACTTCTCAACACTGCCGGTCAACTACCGGGCGATATCGACGGACCTGGTCTCGGGAGTGCGCATAACCCTTACATCAGGCTCCCTCTCTGAAGCGATGAGAGCGAGCAGCACCATTCCGATTCTTTTTGAACCGGTCAGGCTCAACGGTTATCAACTGGTTGACGGAGGACTCGTGGCAAATCTTCCGGTCGATGAACTTGATTCGGTGAACGCAGGGTATAAAATTGCTGTCGATACCCATGGCTCCATGTACTCCACCAGCAGTGAGCTCGACCTGCCATGGAAGGCTGCCGATCAGGCGATGAGCATCCTGACCAAACTGCAATACCCAGCACAGCTTCAAAAAGCCGATATCGTTATTACTCCTGATCTTGACAAGCACAAGGCTACCGATTTTTCTGATATCCAGGCACTTGTTGATGCCGGATATGCAAAAGGAAAATTTCTTGCCGCAACCATCAAGCGGAGTATCGAACAGAAAACAGGCCGGGGCCCGTCGATTGCCGGTTACAGCAAAACCGTGCTCTTCCCGAAAGAGAGCCCGGAATTCCGTGAACACTATCTCATTGTATCCGGCATCATCCGCAACGCAACCGATCCCTCACAAGCCCTTCATGAGCTGCTTGAAACCGACCTCTTCACAAGCGTTCACGCAGAACTTGACCATCACCGCAAAAAAGCGGTTTTTCATCTCGACCCGCTTCCGGGAATAAAAAAGGTTTTGGTAACGGGGGGGCCTGACAAGGCAGTTACACCCGAAGAGATCACAACCGCGTTCAAGCCGGTAACAGCATCACTCTATACCAACAGAGCCGGTTCCCGTGCACTTGAATCACTCATAAAACAATACCGGGACAGAGGATTCAGCCTGGTAGCGATAGAAAGCACCACCATCGATGATAACGGGACACTGCTGATAAACCTCTCCTCGGGCAAACCAGACGGCATTACCATAGATCAGAGCCGGAACATTACCGGAATAACCGCCATAAAGAGAGAGATCAAAATTGATACCACCAAAGCGCTCCGCATGGAAAAGGCAATTGAATCTGTCGACAACCTTTATGAAACGGGCTCCTTCAACAGGGTCTCCATATCTCCGGAGTCTGCAGGAACTTCTGAGAGTAAAAACAACTCACGGCTTCGGTTTACCCTCGAAGAAAAACCCTCATCGGTCCTCCGGCTCGGGGTGCGTTATGATGAAACAAACAATGCCCAGATTCTGCTTGATGTAAGAAACGAAAACGTCGGCGGCACAACAAGCTCTGTCGGCGGCTGGCTGAAGGCAGGAAGACAGAACAGCCTCATGAATCTTGAGTTCAGCATCCCAAGGATAGGTCCCTCACACCTGACCCTCTCCTCCCGTCTTTTTTATGACCAGCATCTCTTTGAAATCCATAATCTCGAATTCTCCAGAGAGTTTTTCGGTGCCCACTCCAACGATCTGAACTATTATGGTATCCAGAAATATGGCATAAACACCGCATTCGGGGCGAGGATCAGAAAAAACGGCCAGCTCATGGTTGATCTGACCCTCCAGAACTCCCTCTCCTACGCTGCACAGCGGGGAGGCACACTTCTGAAAACAGAGCGTACGGATATGCTCTCCTTCGGCACACAGTTTACGCTTGATTCAAGAAACAACACCCTGATTCCCTCATCGGGAAACTATACCAACCTCAGATATTCCTTCACGCCATCACTGCAGGAGAGGGGTGATGTTGCCTGGCAGATATCGGGCGCCCACGAAGCAAACATTCCCCTCAAAGATAACACCACCCTGCAGCTCTCGGCGCTGATAGGTTTGAGCAGCAGCTATACACCGCTCTCGGAGAAATTTTTCCTCGGAGGACCCGGTACAACCTACAGCCGCCGATTCATCGGTTTGCGTGAAAACGACCTTCCGGGTAACAATATGGCCTCTGCAGGCATCCATATCCGCTACAAGCCCTCATTCGTCCTGCTCTTCCCGACTTCGTTCATCCTGCACTACAATGCGGGAAATGTATGGGAAAGCCGGAGTGATATTGATCTGGGCTCACTCATCCATGGAGCCGGAACCAGTATGATTTGGGAGACCCCTCTCGGACCGGCAAGATTTACCCTCTCAAAGGCATTTGCTTTTCTTGAAACAGTTCCCGGCTCCGTACCCTCATCGCTGAGAT
- the clpP gene encoding ATP-dependent Clp endopeptidase proteolytic subunit ClpP — MANINFGFEHHARTLYSGAIEQGITNTLVPMVIETSGRGERAFDIFSRLLRERIIFLGNGIDEHVAGLIMAQLIFLESEDPERDIYIYINSPGGSVSAGLGIYDTMQYIRPDVSTVCVGMAASMGAFLLASGAKGKRASLPHSRIMIHQPSGGAHGQETDIIIQAREIEKIRKLLDELLARHTGKDVKQIREDSERDRWMNAEEALEYGIIDSVFEKRPMPEKKD; from the coding sequence ATGGCAAATATCAATTTCGGTTTTGAGCATCATGCCAGAACCTTGTATTCCGGAGCTATAGAACAGGGGATCACCAATACCCTTGTTCCCATGGTTATAGAGACTTCAGGCCGCGGGGAGCGGGCATTCGATATTTTTTCAAGGCTGCTGCGTGAACGGATTATTTTTCTCGGCAACGGTATTGATGAGCATGTGGCCGGACTGATCATGGCCCAGCTCATTTTTCTTGAGTCCGAGGATCCCGAGCGTGATATCTACATCTATATCAACTCTCCGGGAGGAAGCGTCTCTGCCGGTCTCGGTATCTACGACACCATGCAGTACATCCGCCCCGATGTCTCGACCGTCTGTGTCGGCATGGCGGCAAGCATGGGTGCTTTTCTGCTTGCCAGCGGCGCCAAAGGCAAGAGAGCTTCGCTTCCACATTCAAGAATCATGATCCATCAGCCTTCAGGCGGCGCACATGGCCAGGAGACCGATATTATCATCCAGGCGCGTGAAATCGAGAAGATCCGCAAGCTGCTCGATGAACTGCTTGCCCGCCATACCGGCAAGGATGTCAAGCAGATACGGGAGGACTCCGAGCGTGATCGCTGGATGAACGCCGAGGAGGCGCTTGAATACGGCATCATTGACTCGGTCTTTGAGAAACGGCCGATGCCGGAAAAGAAAGACTAA